The Chitinophagales bacterium genome window below encodes:
- the gldE gene encoding gliding motility-associated protein GldE, producing MESESLPPSEFLNNIFSFIYLQTNIADNLSYIIAFSVSIIILLFLSAIISGSEVAFYSLKPGQIAELKESDKENHKRIISLLERPRQLLATILIANNFVNVLMIILFNFLMTMVFPNFKEETIALINVAILTPLLVFFGEVSPKVFASQNNLYLAELTSGFFGFLRTIFYPFTWLLVKSGLLIEKRFQNINHEIDLDEIEKAIDLSTTDGSTEEDVNILKGIVHFGNTTVKQIMVPRVDIIALKNTLNYAEILEVVKEAGYSRMPVYEESIDNVKGILYLKDLLNHLEEKEDFNWQNLVRDPFFVHETKKIDDLLREIQENRKHQAIVVDEYGGTKGLVTLEDILEEVLGDIKDEFDFDANTAFKQLSPNSYLMDGKINLMDLCEKLKLPEDDFEEASGGNDTLAGLILQLSGKLPKNGNVITYKNYTFTVLSMDKNRINKVKMVIDEN from the coding sequence GTGGAAAGTGAAAGTTTGCCCCCCTCGGAGTTTCTAAATAATATATTTTCTTTCATTTATTTGCAAACAAACATTGCAGATAATTTAAGTTATATCATTGCTTTTTCTGTAAGTATCATCATACTGCTTTTTTTATCCGCTATAATTTCGGGCTCTGAGGTGGCATTTTATTCACTTAAACCCGGGCAAATAGCCGAACTTAAAGAAAGCGATAAAGAAAATCATAAAAGGATAATTAGTTTATTAGAACGACCAAGACAACTACTGGCAACAATACTTATAGCCAATAATTTTGTTAATGTATTAATGATTATTCTCTTTAATTTTTTAATGACTATGGTTTTTCCAAATTTTAAAGAAGAAACCATTGCTTTAATAAACGTAGCTATTTTAACACCGCTTTTGGTATTTTTTGGCGAAGTATCTCCTAAAGTTTTTGCCAGCCAAAACAACCTTTATTTAGCAGAATTAACCTCAGGGTTTTTTGGTTTTTTGCGTACTATATTTTATCCTTTTACATGGCTTTTGGTAAAATCGGGCTTGCTGATAGAAAAGCGTTTTCAAAACATAAATCACGAAATAGATTTAGACGAAATAGAAAAAGCTATAGATTTAAGCACTACAGACGGTAGTACAGAAGAAGATGTGAATATTTTAAAAGGCATAGTACATTTTGGAAACACTACCGTTAAGCAAATAATGGTGCCACGAGTGGATATTATTGCCCTAAAAAACACACTTAATTATGCCGAAATACTGGAAGTGGTAAAAGAAGCAGGCTATTCGCGTATGCCTGTTTACGAAGAATCTATTGACAATGTTAAAGGCATTTTGTATTTAAAAGATTTATTAAATCACTTAGAAGAAAAAGAAGATTTTAACTGGCAAAACTTGGTTAGAGATCCGTTTTTTGTACATGAAACTAAAAAAATAGACGATTTACTTAGAGAAATACAAGAAAACAGAAAGCACCAAGCCATTGTGGTAGATGAATATGGTGGCACAAAAGGTTTAGTAACTTTAGAAGATATACTGGAAGAAGTATTGGGCGATATTAAAGACGAATTTGATTTTGATGCCAATACAGCTTTCAAACAACTCTCGCCCAACAGCTATTTAATGGACGGGAAAATAAACTTAATGGATCTTTGCGAAAAACTTAAACTGCCCGAAGATGATTTTGAAGAAGCCAGTGGCGGAAATGATACTTTAGCAGGATTGATTTTGCAACTTTCGGGCAAACTGCCAAAAAATGGAAATGTTATAACATACAAAAACTATACTTTTACCGTTTTATCTATGGATAAAAACAGAATAAACAAAGTAAAAATGGTAATAGATGAAAATTAG
- a CDS encoding single-stranded DNA-binding protein: MINKVTLIGRLGKDPEVRHFDNNSAVCNFTLATNETYTDRDGNRIEQTEWHNLAIWRKGLIDVAEKYLGKGQLIYVEGKLRTRSWEDQNGAKRYSTEVVVDNFKMLERKDDSGQNQTSQSQQSSNAQNENTTPPTTPIDESPMDDNDEANDLPF; the protein is encoded by the coding sequence ATGATTAATAAAGTAACCTTAATAGGTCGCTTAGGAAAAGACCCCGAAGTAAGACATTTTGATAATAATTCTGCTGTTTGCAACTTTACATTGGCTACCAATGAAACTTACACAGATAGAGACGGCAATAGAATAGAACAAACGGAATGGCACAATTTAGCCATTTGGAGAAAGGGATTAATTGATGTTGCCGAAAAATATTTAGGAAAAGGACAACTTATATATGTAGAAGGAAAATTAAGAACCAGAAGTTGGGAAGACCAAAACGGTGCTAAAAGATACTCTACAGAAGTGGTAGTTGACAATTTTAAGATGCTTGAACGCAAAGATGATTCCGGGCAAAATCAAACATCCCAAAGTCAGCAAAGTTCAAATGCACAAAACGAAAACACCACACCACCTACTACTCCTATTGATGAATCGCCAATGGATGATAATGATGAAGCAAATGATTTGCCGTTTTAA
- the mutY gene encoding A/G-specific adenine glycosylase, translating to MNNKFNVKTNTFFINNLLLWHTRFNTRTMPWKNEKNPYKVWLSEIILQQTKVEQGLSYYLKFVKQFPKIGNLANASEDEVLKLWQGLGYYSRARNLHYTAKYISTELNGIFPNTYTEILKLKGVGEYTAAAISSFCFNEKKAVVDGNVKRVLSRYFLIKEAIDTTKGKKIFMDLAQQLIPNKNPGEYNQAIMDFGATVCKPKNPLCGSCMLKENCMAFNKNKVSQLPFKSKKIATKNRYFYSFFIETPKGYIIEQREENDIWKKLYQFPLVEFEKKKKLSNKEINKILAAKFDINNEEIIEISKEFTQKLTHQLIHIQFISIKTTATTLLDKEKYRYTRNLTNFAFPKIFILYLQSKSLILE from the coding sequence ATGAATAATAAATTTAATGTAAAAACAAATACGTTTTTTATCAATAATCTTCTCCTTTGGCACACAAGATTTAACACAAGAACTATGCCATGGAAAAATGAAAAAAATCCGTACAAAGTTTGGCTTTCTGAAATAATATTACAACAAACAAAAGTAGAGCAAGGATTGAGTTATTATTTAAAATTTGTAAAACAATTTCCTAAAATAGGCAATTTAGCCAATGCTTCTGAAGATGAAGTGCTTAAGCTTTGGCAAGGATTGGGCTACTATTCAAGAGCCAGAAATTTACATTATACAGCCAAATATATAAGCACCGAACTCAACGGAATTTTCCCCAATACTTACACTGAAATATTAAAACTAAAAGGCGTAGGCGAATATACTGCGGCAGCCATAAGTTCTTTTTGCTTTAATGAAAAAAAAGCTGTGGTAGATGGCAATGTAAAAAGAGTACTTTCTCGCTATTTTTTAATAAAAGAAGCTATTGACACTACTAAAGGAAAAAAAATATTTATGGATTTGGCTCAACAGCTAATACCAAACAAAAATCCCGGGGAATACAACCAAGCCATTATGGATTTTGGGGCAACGGTATGCAAACCCAAAAACCCATTGTGTGGCAGTTGTATGTTAAAAGAAAACTGCATGGCTTTTAATAAAAATAAAGTGAGCCAACTGCCTTTTAAAAGCAAAAAAATAGCCACTAAAAACAGATATTTTTATAGTTTTTTTATTGAAACACCCAAAGGCTACATAATAGAACAAAGAGAAGAAAATGACATTTGGAAAAAACTTTACCAATTTCCATTAGTAGAATTTGAGAAAAAGAAAAAACTAAGTAATAAAGAAATAAATAAAATTTTAGCTGCAAAATTTGATATTAATAATGAAGAAATTATAGAAATAAGTAAAGAATTTACACAAAAATTAACCCACCAACTTATTCATATTCAATTTATTAGCATAAAAACAACAGCAACTACTTTGCTTGACAAAGAAAAATATAGATATACCCGAAATTTAACTAACTTTGCCTTTCCTAAAATTTTTATTTTGTATTTACAAAGTAAAAGCCTAATTTTAGAATAA
- a CDS encoding integration host factor subunit beta: MRKADLVNKISEETGIPKVDTLVVIESMIKEIKNSLKEGDNVYLRGFGSFVVKTRAEKVGRNIKKNTAIVIPAHNIPSFKPSKSFVGIVKKNNKVK, encoded by the coding sequence ATGAGAAAAGCAGATTTAGTAAACAAGATTTCAGAAGAAACAGGCATACCAAAAGTAGATACCTTAGTAGTAATAGAAAGCATGATTAAAGAAATTAAAAATTCTTTAAAAGAGGGCGACAATGTATATTTAAGAGGTTTTGGTAGTTTTGTAGTAAAAACAAGAGCAGAAAAAGTGGGTAGAAACATTAAGAAAAACACAGCTATTGTTATTCCTGCACATAATATTCCTTCTTTTAAGCCTTCAAAATCTTTTGTTGGCATTGTAAAAAAGAACAATAAAGTAAAATAA
- a CDS encoding tetratricopeptide repeat protein, whose translation MNKTPLIAIIVSIIAVVGIYIFVDIKPPKNNTTEANTKQEVVENQEIISTFNKTLAPEIQQNLNRWLVGAEENKDTLALDSLINQYESLQQYNFSAYYHTLKAEIQNTKESWVLAGDRQYSVSQNSAYDSTFNHILLDKSIDSYNKAIEFDSTDLDLKTKLGEAYMMNAEQPMQGITMLLDVVKQDSMNINANLALGKFGIVSGQYDKALNRLEKVLSLQPKNKEALLLAAEAATNIGDLPYAIDKLERSKELIEDEAFKKDIDLLIEQLKK comes from the coding sequence ATGAATAAAACTCCGTTAATTGCTATTATAGTTAGTATAATAGCCGTGGTAGGTATTTATATTTTTGTAGATATAAAACCACCAAAAAATAACACTACCGAAGCCAATACAAAGCAAGAAGTGGTAGAAAACCAAGAAATAATAAGTACATTTAATAAAACACTTGCACCAGAAATTCAGCAGAATTTGAATCGTTGGCTTGTCGGTGCCGAAGAAAATAAAGATACTTTGGCTTTAGATTCTTTAATAAATCAGTACGAAAGTTTGCAACAGTATAATTTTTCGGCATACTACCACACTTTAAAAGCGGAAATACAAAATACTAAAGAAAGTTGGGTTTTAGCAGGTGATAGGCAATATAGCGTAAGCCAAAATAGTGCTTATGATAGCACTTTTAATCATATTTTGTTAGATAAATCTATTGATTCTTACAATAAAGCCATAGAATTTGACTCAACAGATTTAGATTTAAAAACAAAATTAGGCGAAGCATATATGATGAATGCCGAACAGCCAATGCAAGGAATAACAATGCTTTTGGATGTAGTAAAGCAAGATAGCATGAATATAAATGCCAATTTAGCTTTAGGAAAATTTGGAATTGTTTCAGGACAATATGATAAAGCTTTAAATAGATTGGAAAAAGTATTATCTTTGCAACCCAAAAATAAAGAGGCCTTGCTTTTAGCTGCCGAAGCGGCTACAAATATTGGAGACTTGCCTTATGCCATTGATAAACTGGAAAGAAGTAAGGAACTAATTGAAGATGAGGCTTTTAAAAAAGATATAGACTTGCTCATAGAGCAGTTAAAAAAATAA
- a CDS encoding Rne/Rng family ribonuclease, whose translation MEKEFVINSTTNGSEIALLENKKLVEFHREKDENSFKVGDVILGKVKKVMPGMNAAFVDVGYEKDAFLHYTDLGADFKTYFNFYKSVRAGNSTHINDVKTQPQIDKKGNIKDVLTPKSLIPVQIFKEPISSKGPRLTTEISIAGRFLILTPFIETIGISKRIAENEERDRLKILLKSLTPKNMGVIVRTAAKGKGAAELHKDLNNLIGKWELLLKNLKNANIRDKVLSEIDKSSVLVRDLMSENFKSINVNDPTLANELEEYMKEIAPNRKNIVNLYKGKAPIFDHFDITRQIKSSFGSTVTFGKGPYLVIEHTEALHVIDVNSGHKVALKGDQESNALAVNIDAATEVARQLRLRDIGGIVVVDFIDMKKATNKKEVYDKMRELLKQDKATTNVLPLSKFNLMQITRERVRPQIEIATQEKCPTCNGTGKIEATLLLMDSIDEKVEQLIRNNIQFTLTVHPFIEAYIKKGFLKSPRMQWFFDHKKWVKVQADENLALTEYKFVNLLGNEIEFNH comes from the coding sequence TTGGAGAAAGAGTTTGTTATTAATAGTACTACCAATGGTAGTGAAATAGCTTTACTTGAAAATAAAAAACTGGTTGAATTTCATAGAGAAAAAGATGAAAATTCATTTAAAGTAGGTGATGTTATTTTAGGTAAGGTTAAGAAAGTTATGCCCGGCATGAATGCCGCATTTGTAGATGTGGGATACGAAAAAGATGCCTTTTTACATTATACAGATTTAGGTGCGGATTTTAAAACCTACTTTAACTTTTATAAAAGTGTAAGAGCCGGCAATAGCACACATATTAATGATGTTAAAACTCAGCCTCAAATAGACAAAAAAGGAAACATTAAAGATGTTTTAACACCTAAATCACTAATTCCTGTTCAAATTTTTAAAGAACCTATTAGTAGTAAAGGTCCAAGATTAACCACCGAGATTTCAATAGCCGGTAGGTTTTTAATACTGACGCCTTTTATAGAAACTATAGGTATTTCTAAAAGAATAGCAGAAAACGAAGAGCGAGACCGTCTTAAAATTTTATTAAAAAGTTTAACGCCAAAAAATATGGGCGTTATAGTACGTACCGCTGCTAAGGGAAAGGGAGCAGCAGAGCTACACAAAGACTTAAACAATTTAATAGGGAAATGGGAGCTACTGCTTAAAAACTTAAAAAATGCCAACATTAGAGATAAAGTTTTAAGCGAAATAGACAAATCTTCTGTATTAGTAAGAGATTTAATGAGTGAAAACTTTAAATCTATAAATGTAAATGACCCAACTTTAGCCAATGAGCTTGAGGAGTACATGAAAGAAATTGCTCCCAATAGAAAAAATATAGTAAACTTATATAAAGGCAAAGCTCCAATTTTTGATCATTTTGACATAACACGTCAAATAAAATCAAGTTTTGGGAGCACCGTAACTTTTGGCAAAGGACCATATTTGGTTATAGAACACACCGAAGCACTGCACGTAATAGATGTAAATAGCGGACACAAAGTAGCACTTAAAGGCGACCAAGAATCTAACGCCCTTGCTGTAAATATAGATGCGGCTACAGAAGTGGCACGCCAGTTAAGACTTAGAGATATAGGCGGCATAGTAGTAGTAGATTTCATAGATATGAAAAAAGCTACTAACAAAAAAGAAGTTTACGATAAAATGCGTGAATTGCTAAAGCAAGATAAAGCTACAACAAACGTATTGCCATTATCTAAATTTAATTTAATGCAAATAACACGTGAACGTGTTAGACCGCAAATAGAAATAGCCACACAAGAAAAATGCCCTACCTGCAACGGCACAGGAAAAATAGAAGCCACACTGCTTTTAATGGATAGTATAGATGAAAAAGTAGAACAATTAATACGTAATAATATTCAATTTACGCTTACCGTACATCCATTTATAGAAGCATATATTAAAAAAGGATTTTTAAAATCGCCAAGAATGCAGTGGTTTTTTGACCATAAAAAATGGGTGAAAGTTCAAGCAGACGAAAACTTAGCACTTACAGAATATAAATTTGTAAATTTGCTGGGCAACGAGATAGAATTTAACCATTAA
- a CDS encoding glycosyltransferase family 2 protein, with the protein MKTLSIIIPAYNEAKTIHLILDKIRAVNLINGISKEIIIVNDFSTDSTAEVVNDYIKSHSDTNFIFVEHEKNKGKGAALHTGIKHATGDYLIIQDADLEYNPEEYNILLQPIESGFADVVYGSRFMGGKPHRILFFWHSIGNKLLTFLSNMFTNLNLTDMETCYKMFKREIIQSLDLKENRFGFEPEVTAKVSKIPKVRIYEVGISYYGRTYEEGKKIGWKDGVRAIYSIVKYGLLG; encoded by the coding sequence ATGAAAACTTTATCTATAATAATACCTGCTTATAATGAAGCTAAAACCATTCATTTAATTTTAGATAAAATACGTGCTGTAAATTTAATAAACGGCATTTCAAAAGAAATAATAATAGTTAACGATTTTTCTACCGATAGTACTGCGGAAGTTGTAAATGATTATATAAAAAGCCATAGCGATACAAATTTTATTTTTGTAGAACACGAGAAAAACAAAGGCAAAGGAGCAGCACTACACACAGGAATAAAGCACGCTACGGGAGATTACCTTATTATACAAGATGCCGATTTAGAGTATAATCCGGAAGAATATAATATACTTTTGCAACCTATAGAAAGTGGATTTGCAGATGTGGTATATGGTAGCCGATTTATGGGAGGTAAACCACACAGAATTTTATTTTTTTGGCATTCAATAGGCAATAAACTGCTAACTTTTTTGAGTAATATGTTTACCAATTTGAATTTAACAGATATGGAAACCTGCTACAAAATGTTTAAGAGAGAGATTATACAATCGTTAGATTTGAAAGAAAACCGCTTTGGTTTTGAACCGGAAGTAACAGCTAAAGTAAGCAAAATACCTAAAGTAAGAATATACGAAGTAGGTATAAGCTACTACGGTCGCACGTATGAAGAAGGCAAAAAAATAGGCTGGAAAGATGGTGTGCGTGCTATATACAGTATTGTTAAATATGGTTTGTTAGGGTAA
- a CDS encoding type II toxin-antitoxin system PemK/MazF family toxin — translation MAKYNQGSIVLIPYPYTDLSNTKKRPVVIISKDSINKENYIVSKITSVIRNDQFTFRNNGQKLGYFSDVKF, via the coding sequence ATGGCAAAATACAATCAAGGTTCTATAGTACTAATTCCTTATCCTTATACAGATTTGTCTAACACAAAGAAAAGACCCGTAGTAATTATTTCTAAAGATTCTATCAATAAGGAAAACTATATAGTTTCAAAAATAACATCTGTAATACGTAACGACCAATTTACTTTTAGGAATAATGGACAAAAATTAGGCTATTTTTCAGACGTGAAGTTCTAA